CCACCCATTTTAAttcaacttcaaatatttaccagtgcagcagctcagttcCTCAGAAACATAACCAAAGCTACATTCTTGTTGTCAGCTTGCTGTAGATAAGGACTATCACACCGCCTGTCCCATGGTGCTCTACAGGGCCAATGATGATCGCCAAGTGTTTCCCAAAAATACTTCTGGATCCAGTGGATCATAAACATGTGTATGTGCCATTTCAAAACCCAGGTAGGTGCATTGTAcaggtatacacacacctgtgttaAACATTCAAATTTTCAGATCGTCTTTTTATTACCACAGTGTCACATATGCTGTATTTTATAGTTTTGCTTAATGTTTGTGTTCTAGATGAAGCGTGTACCTGTGTCAAAGTGCAGCATGTACACAAATGTGCAGGAGTGTTGGTCTGCACAGGATCCACACTGTGTCTGGTGTGGCTCTAAATCAAGGTCAGAGAAACAACATCTGCATCTGACGTCTTTAAACAATTCTAAACTTGGGTTtaacaaatgtttcttttcctaGGTGCACATTTGAAGATGACTGCACAGATTCAGACTGGGTGTCCATTCCTGATGATCACCAACACAAAATAGTTTCCTACAAAGTTGAAAAGGAGCCAACTGGTCAGGTAGAGATGAAGTCAAAGGTTTTAACTCTGAtcagttgtgtgtgtcagttattTGTCCTTTAAACACTCACATCTCCACCTTTCTCAGATCAAACTGAACATCCAGACACACCTGACTGTGGGTCAGAGCACACTGTCCAGATTCGCCTGTCAGTTCTCTGCAAGTTCCAGTGAGCTTTGTAGCAGGAGTGGCCCTCCTCCACTGTTCCCACAATGCACCTGCATCTTCTCTGATAGCAGACTTCCTGCTGAAGGTCAGTGACCTTTGATAAATGTAATAATCCAGTGACCTAATACCTGATTATCAAGGACCTCATCAGTGTCataataaaatcacagaaattCTCAGTTGATGAATCTGTTGTCTCTTGTTATATATcgttacattttaaaatgtacactgCTGAACAAAGACAGTCACTGAACAGGCTGCATGTCACAGTAACAATTAGACTTGTTTATCAGGAAATCCATAATATTAAACCCTCAGGCCTGCATATGATCAGCTAGCTGGTGTACCTGAGCATCCAGCTGGCACACCTGATATTGATTTGCTGTTTACTGGTTActacctctgctgtttctaaTGATAGTttcagagtgaaacagaaagtttgtctctgtctttcttttgtaACCTCACTCTATATCCAGTTGTTTAGCAGCTGACAGATCTGTGATGCCTCACAGCATACAGTGTTAtattacatgtaaacacatttatcacTGAAAGCTCTGACATAGAACTGTTTTGCTGTAatgtttgttgtattattttcatgtcaggTCTGGGTGTCAGTGTAAGAATTAGAGTTGGGAAGACGCACTTTTTGGAACAACTGACGTTAACCAACTGTTCAAACATCAGGGGACCTCCAAGTTCTGTCTTGTAAGTCCACTATCATTTCAAagaaaccaaacacactgactgtgaagaaataatagatagagctgaaacacagaatCAGTCAAATGCATCACTGATGAAATCATTAGGTCCAAGTTATATGAAAAAAACTTTGTCTTTTCATAGCCAGGAAGCATATATTACTATGTTGtggtctctgttctctgtcaagTCCATGTGATCCATTTCTCTAGTGTTATATCAGTGCTGATCTTAACACCAACATGTTATaaggtttgttttctcttcaggtGTCAGCAGTGTATCAGGGCTGGATGTGGCTGGAGCAAAAACAGCTGTTCCTGGGCAAATCAAGGAGTGATCAATGTAATTATCTAAAATAGGCTTTTCCACTTTTTGAACATGCTGTCAGATATTTGTTATTAACAGTCTGTAAATAGTGACTTcttattgtaaatgtaaaagaaatgcCTTCCAGCAACACCGGtcttatttacatgttgtgtcttgtttACTAACTGGTCACCAGCTGATTCAGCACCCAGCTGTCTGCTCTGAGTTGTTCAGAGTTTAGACACTTTGTAAAGATACTACCTTCACTGTGAAAACCCTCTGAGTAAGAGAGTGTGTTTCACTGGGCCCAACTGTTTCTGATCAGTCATTAGTGAAGTAAACTACTCATGAAACCAAAATGCCTCATTTTCTTTATGCTCATACACACAAGATGTAAATATGACAGCATTACAGTTGTTGGCATTTACCTCAGGCTGGATGTTTTCTACCGCTTCAGCTGAACTAACCTGAGGTGAAACAGGTCTTGAGTCAAATCTAGAAGCACCTTTACTGTGAATGTCATGTAAACTGATGAATTTCTTTCCCCTGCTTCCTCCTGCAGGACAGTGTTTGTCAAACGATGGAGTCTGGGATGAACTTTTCTGTGAGTCTgaacctctcacacacattcttccTCTCAAGTTCAACTCATTCACATTCAGTAGAGATTAAACAGTGGAAGGcaatacattaaaaatggttgtttctgtgtgttttagaggcCAGTGATCTCCTCCATCACCCCCAGTGTCGTGTCTTTCTACGGCAGAAACCACGCAGTGTTGTCAGGTCAGAACCTCAGAGATGTGACCAGAGTGAGGATGACTGTGGACACAGACTGCACTCCCCAAGAGTGAGTCTGTTTATGGGCAACAAACATTATGCTTTCAACATCTGAAAGATGCAGTTATTAAGGGAAACAGTTTTCAGGTTTTCTGCATTGTTGTTGTCATGATGTTAAGTTGtcaatgcaaacaaacaagtctTGGACTCAGTGAGATGAactggtttctctctctctctctgtcgtccTGTGTGCTGTGCTCAGATCTCCTGTATGGAACAACACAGGCGTGAATCTCACGTTCCACATTCCCAGGACAGATGGTAAAGGTGTGGTCAAAGTATGTGCTCTCCTCCCAGATggtggttgccatggcaacactaAAATCACCTACAAGTCATCACCATCCTGCACCAAAATTGTCCCAAGCAGCAGCTGGGTCAGGTATGATTGGATTTGTTGAATCTTTTACAGTctgataatacacacacatgttaaaACCTTCCTGAGGATAACACATGACTGAGTTTCTTTCCAAGAATAACTGAATAACTGTCACAGTGTCAAATCTGATCTCATTAGTGTGAaggctgagtcactgtgtgACATCACTCACTCTAGCCATTCAGTCCTTCAACTTTTTCAGAAATTCTTGTGCTTcaactcttctcctgcccacagcTTTCAcgtctcacacacaatttatgcctcaaattgtagataattttgtgctctgtcacacagtgtgactccctaagccataggatttacgCTTTTTGcagtagcagcctctgatcaccaagaggagccctcacctgctccattcatctccatattatcttgctctctctgtAATAAACAGCCAAGCCAGGCCAGTTTTTTAGGGTTGAGCCACCTCTCAGTACTGTGTGATGGACATTTGGCCATTAAgacctcctctgttctctgtgctgtttacacacaccacacacaacacacacacacacacacaactgagacctgcacatttacacatggGTCATTCTCATTGGTGATTTACCATTACACACACTTCTCTTTTTGAACTGTTtgtccctcacctcctctctctctctctctctctctctctctctctctctctctctttcaacaataatttcagccattttaagcattgccTGAGCAATTAATttagctctcagcattcacaagCATTtaccacaggaaatgcattttctaattcagatctgttatttccagctgctgcagtgtcactgaaatgtttcaacaaacCACAACCATGTTAACATCAAGTTTTGATATCTGTTTCTCCAAATCATAGAGTTCATTTACAGAACATCACACACTGCTGATAGATATAGATCAACAGAAAGGAGATATGAGGTCAAATATTTTTAGCAGGCTGTTTAACCACAGCTTCTCTTGAAGTGGTGACTTCtttctcattattttaaatgtagtggaggaacGTAAAGGTATTAAAAGTATTAGTAAGTCATTTCAAGAACAATTTTAAGGAACACGTGTAGCATGCTGCTACATCACCTAATCCATTCTGAGACAGGCAGATTAACGATTATGAACAAACAGGACCATCACTGGGATCATGAGGTGACATGGGCAGATAGGAAATTAggtctaaaaaacaaaaaggtgacATCATGCCCTcattaatgtactgtaattacACCAACTTATTGTAACTGATTTGACAGTTGAATTTGACACTTTGGCATTGCATTTTTTTAGCTACCATCAGTGTTTTGTCACTGCTCAAGTAGATTCTGCTGAGAACAGTCACAGGTTGAGGTTATCTGATGGGGAAAGATAGCAACTTCCTAAAAGCAGTCTCTCACCATAAGAGCCACTTCCCCTTTTTAGCTGCAGCAACACCAAGCCCCACTTCTAAGGGGTAGAccactgacattattttttttacattgaaaataaagtttggTATTGAAAAGAAAACTTGAACTGGAAACATTGGCATTTAGAAAGGTTTTATGGGCCACTGAAACTTGAATTTCcactgacaataaaacacaggtacaaagaaacaataacaatattttcttactattttatttatttttcttatgtctttttcttcatgtgtttctttattctattcagtattttttcagtgtcactggTTTTAGGTTTTaactgtgtgtcactgttttggAGTAGAGAAGAGAACACAggccaaacacacagaagaacaCTTTTTAATAATGAGTTAACTTACAAATCAGAAGAACTTACAAAGAAGGAGAGAATTCTGAGGCCTGTTACAGTACATGTAGTTAGTGATAATCACTAGTTGCAAAACATGTATCACCATGCTGAGGATATCACCAACAAAATGTTAGAACAACAGAGCCTTTGTGCTAAATTTGCTTTCCTTTGAttggctgctgctctgtgtcctgTAGTGGGAAGAGGGAGATCACACTCATGGGCTCTCACCTGGACTTTGTGGAGGGGGTCACACACAGCCACGCCCCACAGAGGGTCAGACCTCCAGGAAGCAGCAGCTATCAGGTGGGTCtgtagacaaacacaatgttccATTGTGTTGTTATCTTCTATTTATTATGTCATGCTGCATTACACTAGACTGTGGCATTATATCACAACATGCCACAGTATATTAGAATATGTCCTGTCACTCCAGCTCATCACATGTAATCTTCTAGCATTATAGTACAGTTACATTATAACTGTCACATGCATCTAAACATATGCCACGACCATGCAGAGTGAAGCACGTCATAAATTATCCTCCACTTGTTTGACATCACATTTGTCTTCTTGTGTTGTGTTagcatgatttgtttttttacatcaacCAGTGTCATGTTGCTTCATACTGTTATGTCACATCCTGTTGAATCATGTCATATTAAATTGCTTAGTTTACCATCATGTCATGCTATGCCATACATAGATTATATCATATTCTATATAACACAGAATGTTCCTTTAATTCACTGCAGAATCTCACCTATgacacacctgcagctgaaaacagtcagaGGACTTTTACCCAGCACTGTGTTTCTGAGAGTAGCCAATGAAACCTTGTCCTGCTCTGATAAAATCACCTACTATCCAGACCCTGAGTTTACTGGTTTCACATCCACCGAGAATAGGGGACGATGTGCGCATCACCATAGAGGTAATggatattattatcatatttgcACAAACATAGGACATGAACACATTGGTCAGCATTTGTTTCTCTTGTCATTTCAGAAAAAGGCAGACAAACTGGATATGACAGAAGCAGAGTTGTCAGTGTGGGGCGATCAGGAAGGAAAACAATATCCCTGCATCATGAAGAGCAAAAAAACCACCAACGAAATAGaacattttttctgtgaaattaaGAACACATCCAGTGCTGAATTCCAGCATTTAATGGTAAGTCTTTCATTCCCACTGCTCCAATCTAGACAGTGCTATAAAGACATACAACctaaacattattttaagtATAGGCAGGTGGTTCAAGGTAGTGCTGAATTTTTTTATAGCAAATATTGGTTTTCATGCAGTGGTTTCAATAGTAAacatacagttcatttatttttgaccCACTGGTCCAGTGAGACATCCCACCGCAAAATTCTTTATTGAAgtgcctttattttttttccccagataaTGTACGGTGAAAAGACGGTAAGACTTGAGCCTCCGTCCTCATCACAGGTCCCTCTGATACTGTGCATCCTCCTGATTCCCTGTGTTATTGTTGGTAAGTACATTAAGTAGGCTGGACTGAAAgtgattttgtctgtttaatacCAGTTTAATAGACAGTCTGAATCTAAATCAATTGTAAATGTAGATTAGATTCAGTATAATTGTTGTGTACatttatgttaatgtttaatgataGTTTTCTACTACATTCAATAGAGTGCAGACATCCAGTGGTGGTAGAAATACTGACTGAGAACCTTTTCCactccactgtctgtctggtttGAATCAGtaactgtttgtctttcagtgttgGTGATTATCTGTCGATGGTTGAAGAAACGCAGATGAACGAGGTCTGACCATTACATCACACTGGCCCATTTCCTTGTCTTtgtgctaggctaagctaacctgctgctggctttagcttcatatttactgtgcaaACTTGAAGAGTGTTGTTGGTCCTCTCATCTAAATCATGTCAGGGAATaagcatatttaaaaatattaaactattTCTTTATTGAGGCTCTTTCTGACATCTGTATCCTTTTGACAGAGTCAGTGCTTTTACTATAAATTTTGTgatcaagtctttttttttctactgagtTCATCCTCTCTGATGGTACAGCTGTTATAAGAGGACATATTGTATAGACTAAGCCTGTTCGTCTCCTGCACTGCTCAGCACCTCAGCCTTTTAGTAGTATAGAACTTTATTGCAGTCAGCAAAGTATGTATGGATGCTGCAGTTGATATGATACACCATGGACATAACATGAACATAACATTCCTCATAAGGAAGCTGAACACTGTAGTTATTGTATATCAATATCAAATCAATAACTGTAATCAATAAATGTCTGTAATGAAGTAGATAAAACTAATGAGGCCTGTTTTTCCATCACAACAATAGAtgatttaaaggttttaatgaACAGGACAGTTGTATTTACAATCAAAATACTGATTTACCTGATGATGGATAATGTAACAAGACTCCAACAGTGACATTTGCTTGTTGATCACCTTGAAGGTTGTTGGTGGTTTGGTTTCAGTATATGACACTGTTATGGTCATAGCTGAAGTAAACCAGATTAGATGAAAATGCGTATGTTAAAATAACCATTTAACTGGTTGAGACAGCAGCTATAGATGTGATGCCAGTCAAAGGAGTCCAGAGGAAAATGGCCTCTAACAACAGCCTCTTTTAGTGACTATCAGAAAGGTAGATTAAGTGGGACATGTaataaggtaaaaataaattaaacacagagcattcctccaaaacaaacagataatgcaaatagtaaatgtaaataagaaCAATTCATGTGTAAGTAAttctggaaaaataataattatcttTGCTATAATGAAGTAATCAGAGATAGATTTATCCACAGGAACACACAAACTGGAGTAATAATACAATGTTTCAGTTCAACCACAAGAGGGCAGCCTACAACTGTCTGAGATTAGGTAGGTTTTTAagtatatatactatatattctACATAATGTTACCATTTTTTCAAagttattttgatgtttttatgattaaGTGAATATGAAAAAGTGTAAACAGTGATACAATTAGCTGaacctgcatacacacaaatgtatgaATATATTTGCACCTATATTGAGaatataattttgtttcattgtttgttgggacattttacctttaattggctcacagtggagagacagagggagatgacATGGAACAGGACCCTTattgtgtcttttctctcctctctgtaatTTGTCCTCACATTCACATAAAGTATTTTAGAGATTATTAATGGcgaatataaaaaaacaaacaaacaaacatatatattgGGGCAAATATTGGTGAAGAAATTACTTTATCTCTATTATCTGTAATGGATTTCTGGTTTATTTGATCATTAGAGTGGAAAAACACTACAAGGGTCCATTTATTTTCTGGGATATTTTTGTGTTACAAGGCTCATTATTATGAGTAATTATTGTTTGGTCAGTGACATCCAGTGCATGCTTACAGCTAGAGGAAACAACTTCCCAAAGTTGACACTAGATGTCATCCAGAAATCACGTGCTATCATCTTTGCTGTTCTGTAGTTGGAACATGGAGAAAGTTGCATGTTACAGTTTTGGTCACTTGGTGATTTTGATTGATGGGGTCAGTGGACATGAGATGGTATAAAGTACTGAAGCCCATTACACAGTCATCATTACAAGATCATCACATTAAGATCAAACCCTCTGAGGATTCAcaaagttcattttaaaaatggataGGAACCATTCTTTTGTGTGGATTGGCCACAGCAGTCAAACAATCAGAACCTGCTGCCTCACTGAGAATCGATGAATTTAGGGCGGAAATCTTCTCGTCCGCCACACCACGACTGTTGGTTCTTTTTGAGGTGGATGTCATTATGTGGATTGTTTAAAACTGATGTATTAGAGGCCTTTTATTCAGCTGGAGGCTGCCATCGTCAGGAATGTGCCCGGGAGAGCGCACATATCACTGCGTGCATATGGTCCTGTGATTAGATTAAAACTTTACAGATTTTGTATGAAAACATTATAAAAGGTGAGACAAACAGAGCTGAGTGAAAACAGTAATGCTGCAAAATCACTTTATCTTAGAACCAAGTCTGTTGGTTTTCGCTTTCGTTGGCGCTCCCTCCCACTTTCGACACTTCTCTTTTCAACAGAGGCGCGCTGCGCTTTTACGCACGACTCTGGTGACA
This DNA window, taken from Lates calcarifer isolate ASB-BC8 unplaced genomic scaffold, TLL_Latcal_v3 _unitig_2479_quiver_2365, whole genome shotgun sequence, encodes the following:
- the LOC108892809 gene encoding plexin-C1-like; the encoded protein is MYTNVQECWSAQDPHCVWCGSKSRCTFEDDCTDSDWVSIPDDHQHKIVSYKVEKEPTGQIKLNIQTHLTVGQSTLSRFACQFSASSSELCSRSGPPPLFPQCTCIFSDSRLPAEGLGVSVRIRVGKTHFLEQLTLTNCSNIRGPPSSVLCQQCIRAGCGWSKNSCSWANQGVINDSVCQTMESGMNFSRPVISSITPSVVSFYGRNHAVLSGQNLRDVTRVRMTVDTDCTPQESPVWNNTGVNLTFHIPRTDGKGVVKVCALLPDGGCHGNTKITYKSSPSCTKIVPSSSWVSGKREITLMGSHLDFVEGVTHSHAPQRVRPPGSSSYQNLTYDTPAAENSQRTFTQHCVSESSQ